The Streptomyces sp. NBC_01275 genome has a segment encoding these proteins:
- a CDS encoding TetR/AcrR family transcriptional regulator, with amino-acid sequence MTRTGTSSGNGASSSIGTGTGATARKRGRPPRTESADTRDRILTAAREQFSERGYEKTSVRGIAKAAGVDSALVHHYFGTKEKVFEAAIEVAFAPALNAPEAVADGPLEGVGERLTRFIFGIWENPTTRTPLLAIVRSAVNNDTAAAVFRRLVASQLLRRIAVQLDLPDAELRAELAAAQLVGAAMLRYVIKVEPLASADLERIVERLAPVVQGHLTGP; translated from the coding sequence ATGACCCGCACCGGCACGAGTTCCGGTAACGGCGCCAGCAGCAGCATCGGTACCGGTACCGGTGCGACCGCCCGCAAGCGCGGCCGCCCCCCTCGTACGGAATCCGCCGACACCCGCGACCGGATCCTGACCGCGGCCCGCGAGCAGTTCTCCGAGCGGGGCTACGAGAAGACGTCCGTGCGAGGCATCGCCAAGGCCGCCGGGGTCGATTCGGCGCTGGTCCACCACTACTTCGGCACCAAGGAGAAGGTCTTCGAGGCGGCCATCGAGGTCGCCTTCGCGCCCGCGCTCAACGCGCCCGAAGCGGTCGCCGACGGCCCCCTGGAGGGCGTGGGCGAGCGGCTGACCCGCTTCATCTTCGGCATCTGGGAGAACCCCACCACGCGTACGCCCCTGCTGGCGATCGTCCGCTCCGCCGTGAACAACGACACCGCGGCCGCCGTCTTCCGCCGCCTGGTCGCCTCCCAGCTGCTGCGCCGCATCGCCGTCCAGCTGGACCTGCCGGACGCGGAACTGCGCGCCGAGCTGGCGGCGGCGCAGCTGGTGGGCGCGGCGATGCTGCGATACGTGATCAAGGTGGAGCCGCTGGCCTCGGCGGATCTGGAGCGCATCGTCGAGCGGCTGGCGCCGGTGGTGCAGGGGCATCTGACCGGGCCCTGA
- the ilvD gene encoding dihydroxy-acid dehydratase, with amino-acid sequence MPELRSRTVTHGRNMAGARALMRASGVPGADIGRKPIIAVANSFTEFVPGHTHLQPVGRIVSQAITEAGGIPREFNTIAVDDGIAMGHGGMLYSLPSRDLIADSVEYMVEAHCADALICISNCDKITPGMLNAALRLNIPTVFVSGGPMESGRATLVDGTVRTLDLVDAISDAVNDKISDEDILRIEENACPTCGSCSGMFTANSMNCLTEAIGLSLPGNGSVLATHTARKALYENAARTVMDITRRYYEQDDETVLPRTIANFAAFQNAMALDIAMGGSTNTILHLLAAAQEAGVPFGLEEINEVSRRVPCLAKVAPNVAKDRTYYMEDVHRAGGIPALLGELHRAGLLNEDVYSVHSPSLADWLKTWDVRGGSPSPEAIELWHAAPGCVRSAEAFSQSERWEALDEDAEGGCIRSAEHAYSKDGGLAVLRGNLAVDGCVVKTAGVDESIWTFEGPAVVCESQEEAVEKILNKQVTHGDVVVIRYEGPKGGPGMQEMLYPTSFLKGRGLGKTCALITDGRFSGGTSGLSIGHASPEAASGGTIALVENGDRIRIDIPNRTIELLVDDAELARREAALGGVYAPKNRERKVSAALRAYAAMATSADKGAVRDVSKLG; translated from the coding sequence ATGCCCGAGCTGAGGTCCCGCACAGTCACCCACGGTCGCAACATGGCGGGCGCCCGCGCCCTTATGCGCGCCTCCGGTGTACCCGGTGCGGACATCGGCCGGAAGCCGATCATCGCGGTGGCCAACAGCTTCACCGAGTTCGTGCCCGGCCACACGCACCTCCAGCCCGTCGGCCGGATCGTCAGCCAGGCGATCACCGAGGCAGGCGGCATCCCGCGCGAGTTCAACACGATCGCCGTCGACGACGGCATCGCGATGGGCCACGGCGGCATGCTCTACAGCCTCCCCTCCCGCGACCTGATCGCGGACAGCGTGGAGTACATGGTCGAGGCGCACTGCGCCGACGCCCTGATCTGCATCTCCAACTGCGACAAGATCACCCCGGGCATGCTGAACGCGGCCCTGCGCCTGAACATCCCGACGGTCTTCGTCTCCGGCGGCCCGATGGAGTCCGGCCGCGCCACCCTGGTCGACGGCACGGTCCGCACGCTCGACCTGGTCGACGCGATCTCCGACGCCGTGAACGACAAGATCTCGGACGAGGACATCCTCCGTATCGAGGAGAACGCCTGCCCGACCTGCGGCTCCTGTTCCGGCATGTTCACCGCCAACTCGATGAACTGCCTGACCGAGGCCATCGGCCTCTCCCTCCCCGGCAACGGCTCGGTCCTGGCCACGCACACCGCCCGCAAGGCGCTGTACGAGAACGCGGCCCGCACGGTCATGGACATCACCCGCCGCTACTACGAGCAGGACGACGAGACGGTCCTGCCCCGCACCATCGCCAACTTCGCGGCCTTCCAGAACGCCATGGCGCTCGACATCGCGATGGGCGGCTCGACGAACACGATCCTGCACCTGCTGGCGGCGGCGCAGGAGGCGGGCGTCCCGTTCGGCCTGGAGGAGATCAACGAGGTCTCGCGCCGCGTCCCCTGCCTGGCGAAGGTCGCCCCGAACGTCGCCAAGGACCGCACGTACTACATGGAGGACGTGCACCGCGCCGGCGGCATCCCCGCCCTCCTCGGCGAACTGCACCGCGCCGGTCTGCTCAACGAGGACGTGTACTCCGTCCACAGCCCCTCCCTGGCCGACTGGCTGAAGACGTGGGACGTCCGCGGAGGGTCGCCCTCTCCGGAGGCGATCGAGCTGTGGCACGCGGCCCCGGGATGCGTGAGGTCGGCCGAGGCCTTCTCCCAGTCCGAGCGCTGGGAGGCCCTGGACGAGGACGCCGAGGGCGGCTGCATCCGCTCCGCCGAGCACGCGTACAGCAAGGACGGCGGCCTCGCGGTCCTGCGCGGCAACCTCGCCGTCGACGGCTGCGTGGTCAAGACGGCCGGCGTCGACGAGTCGATCTGGACCTTCGAGGGCCCGGCCGTCGTCTGCGAGTCGCAGGAGGAGGCCGTCGAGAAGATCCTCAACAAGCAGGTGACGCACGGCGACGTCGTCGTCATCCGCTACGAGGGTCCCAAGGGCGGCCCGGGTATGCAGGAGATGCTCTACCCCACCTCCTTCCTCAAGGGCCGCGGCCTCGGCAAGACCTGCGCCCTGATCACCGACGGCCGTTTCTCCGGCGGCACGTCCGGCCTGTCCATCGGCCACGCGTCCCCCGAGGCGGCCTCCGGCGGCACGATCGCCCTGGTCGAGAACGGCGACCGCATCCGCATCGACATCCCGAACCGCACCATCGAGCTCCTCGTCGACGACGCCGAGCTGGCCCGCCGCGAGGCCGCCCTCGGCGGGGTCTACGCCCCGAAGAACCGCGAGCGCAAGGTCTCCGCCGCCCTGCGCGCCTACGCGGCGATGGCCACGAGCGCCGACAAGGGCGCGGTGCGGGACGTGTCGAAGCTGGGCTGA
- a CDS encoding PQQ-binding-like beta-propeller repeat protein: MTPQRSTGAGAEAELPEYAGHYRLESCLGSGGMGVVHLARSTSGMKVAVKVVHAEFARDPEFRGRFRQEVAAARQVSGAFTAPVVDADPEAERPWMATLFIPGSTLAEQVKRNGPMGSGELRRLMAGLAEALRDIHRVGVVHRDLKPSNVLLAEDGPKVIDFGISRPKDSELRTETGKLIGTPPFMAPEQFRRPREVGPAADVFALGSVMVHAATGRGPFDSDSPYIVAYQVVHDEPDLTGVPGNLLPLVVRCLAKEPEGRPTPDELMRELRSVAASYDTQAFIPEQRATVADTDADTDTDAGPGADAGPGAGRGADAAAGADAHAGAGADAEAGAARARRARRFPLSVRSARGRVAVVAGALALVVGGVFVSVQALGDTPARQDGSPRTAPAGFDAWEAASVAATPTVPQCSYGEGKLLCSQPGVVFSLDPSDGKRLWKHSVAKSRRTGPPVLAGELVQPLTDQGPQLEALDPASGEARWQRAMPEHSGMQSAGGMLLLTSADGTVTGVDGASGETKWSHAVAGQSAPYFSSFAGDSLAYATSASDGGTTKVTAVDPETGEVRWDARLQGTLTPVGSHDGDVFFRSVDLGSGYTDAVVRYDPGARSAHRVELPVRRSDPTAGVSGDIVYLLATGGSLEAFDTVAGKRLWSLETAVYRGSAPVSDGSHVYLTAADGRLLATDARTGRLLGQTKPRLGTDSDRISSALPTPVLVDGRVYAGAPDGTVFAVDGRDPASW; this comes from the coding sequence ATGACGCCACAGCGCAGCACCGGAGCGGGCGCGGAAGCGGAACTTCCGGAGTACGCCGGTCACTACCGCCTGGAGTCATGCCTGGGTTCCGGCGGCATGGGCGTGGTGCACCTGGCCCGGAGCACCTCCGGGATGAAGGTCGCGGTCAAGGTCGTACACGCGGAGTTCGCGCGGGACCCCGAGTTCAGGGGGCGGTTCCGGCAGGAGGTGGCGGCCGCGCGGCAGGTGAGCGGGGCCTTCACCGCGCCGGTCGTCGACGCCGACCCGGAGGCCGAACGGCCGTGGATGGCCACGCTGTTCATCCCTGGCTCGACGCTCGCCGAGCAGGTGAAGCGGAACGGGCCCATGGGCTCGGGCGAGTTGCGGCGGCTGATGGCCGGGCTCGCGGAGGCGTTGCGCGACATCCACCGGGTCGGGGTCGTGCACCGCGATCTGAAGCCCAGCAACGTGCTGCTCGCCGAGGACGGTCCGAAGGTGATCGACTTCGGCATCTCCCGGCCGAAGGACAGCGAGCTGCGGACCGAGACGGGCAAGCTGATCGGCACGCCGCCGTTCATGGCGCCGGAGCAGTTCCGGCGGCCCCGGGAGGTCGGGCCGGCCGCCGACGTCTTCGCGCTCGGGTCCGTGATGGTGCACGCGGCGACGGGACGCGGACCGTTCGACTCCGACAGCCCGTACATCGTCGCCTACCAGGTCGTCCACGACGAGCCGGACCTGACGGGCGTACCGGGGAACCTCCTTCCGCTGGTGGTGCGCTGTCTCGCCAAGGAGCCCGAGGGCCGGCCCACGCCCGACGAGCTGATGCGCGAACTGCGGTCGGTGGCGGCCTCGTACGACACGCAGGCGTTCATACCGGAGCAGCGGGCGACGGTCGCGGACACCGATGCGGACACGGACACCGATGCGGGCCCGGGAGCGGATGCGGGCCCGGGAGCGGGCCGGGGGGCGGATGCCGCGGCGGGCGCGGATGCACATGCGGGCGCAGGGGCGGATGCAGAGGCGGGCGCGGCCCGGGCTCGGCGGGCGCGGCGGTTCCCGCTGAGTGTGCGGAGTGCGCGGGGGCGGGTGGCCGTGGTGGCGGGGGCGTTGGCGCTCGTCGTCGGCGGGGTGTTCGTGTCGGTGCAGGCGCTGGGTGACACGCCCGCGCGACAGGACGGCAGCCCGCGGACCGCGCCGGCCGGGTTCGACGCGTGGGAGGCCGCGTCGGTGGCCGCCACGCCGACCGTGCCCCAGTGCTCGTACGGGGAAGGGAAGCTGCTCTGCTCCCAGCCCGGTGTGGTCTTCTCGCTCGATCCGTCCGACGGCAAGCGGTTGTGGAAGCACTCCGTCGCGAAGTCGCGGCGGACCGGCCCGCCGGTGCTCGCCGGGGAACTGGTCCAGCCGCTGACGGACCAGGGCCCGCAGTTGGAGGCGCTCGACCCGGCCTCCGGCGAGGCGCGCTGGCAGCGGGCCATGCCCGAGCACAGCGGAATGCAGTCCGCCGGCGGCATGCTCCTGCTCACCTCCGCCGACGGGACGGTCACGGGCGTGGACGGCGCGTCGGGCGAGACGAAGTGGAGCCATGCCGTCGCGGGCCAGAGCGCGCCGTACTTCTCGTCGTTCGCCGGGGACTCGCTGGCGTACGCGACGAGCGCGTCCGACGGAGGGACCACCAAGGTCACCGCCGTGGATCCGGAGACGGGCGAGGTGCGGTGGGACGCGCGGCTGCAGGGCACGTTGACGCCGGTCGGCAGCCATGACGGGGACGTGTTCTTCCGCTCGGTCGACCTGGGCTCGGGCTACACCGACGCCGTCGTCCGCTACGACCCCGGGGCCCGGTCGGCGCACCGGGTGGAGCTGCCCGTTCGGCGGTCGGACCCGACGGCCGGGGTGTCCGGGGACATCGTGTACCTGCTGGCCACCGGCGGGTCGCTGGAGGCCTTCGACACGGTGGCGGGCAAGCGGCTGTGGAGCCTGGAGACGGCCGTCTACCGCGGCTCGGCCCCGGTCTCGGACGGCAGCCATGTGTATCTGACCGCCGCGGACGGGCGGCTGCTCGCCACGGACGCCCGCACCGGCAGGCTGCTCGGACAGACGAAGCCCCGGCTCGGCACCGACTCCGACCGGATCAGCAGCGCCCTGCCCACACCCGTCCTCGTCGACGGCCGGGTCTACGCGGGCGCCCCCGACGGGACCGTGTTCGCGGTGGACGGGCGGGATCCGGCGAGCTGGTGA
- a CDS encoding SH3 domain-containing protein codes for MSVDRAQETVEETAGSESEAVATAAAAVTYYSIAPGVRLNVRSGPGTGYSIVRVLPEGSKVAIYCQTPGTSVAGPYGTSNIWDNIGNGDFVSDAYVHTGSDGYVASHCA; via the coding sequence ATGTCTGTTGACCGCGCGCAGGAGACGGTGGAAGAGACGGCCGGCAGCGAGTCGGAGGCGGTCGCCACGGCCGCGGCGGCGGTGACGTACTACTCGATCGCGCCGGGCGTCCGGCTCAACGTCCGCAGCGGCCCCGGCACCGGCTACAGCATCGTGCGCGTCCTGCCCGAGGGCTCCAAGGTCGCGATCTACTGCCAGACGCCGGGCACCTCGGTCGCCGGCCCGTACGGCACCTCGAATATCTGGGACAACATCGGCAACGGCGACTTCGTCTCGGACGCCTATGTGCACACCGGCAGCGACGGCTACGTCGCCTCGCACTGCGCCTGA
- a CDS encoding EamA/RhaT family transporter: MSDENGAPDTGEAAPADQTALPGQGAAPGQGAVPGGPRPEPLRLFGTTWVNRDPGYQGYTARRIAASVGSLAAVTVSCLVLRFAYQGLAIADIGSFVTVLVVAMFAICSALAFRHTWDAFAKRPDPDRQASLRGLLAIGFVGSLVAYFFRSLTEAPGEKLHREEYDTARQAYERRTSRRTGNPSKKRRRG, translated from the coding sequence GTGAGCGACGAAAACGGCGCCCCGGACACGGGCGAGGCGGCACCCGCGGACCAGACGGCTCTTCCCGGCCAGGGGGCGGCTCCCGGTCAGGGGGCGGTTCCCGGCGGCCCCCGCCCCGAGCCCCTCCGCCTCTTCGGCACGACCTGGGTGAACCGCGACCCCGGCTACCAGGGCTACACGGCCCGCCGCATCGCCGCGTCCGTCGGCTCCCTCGCCGCCGTCACCGTCTCCTGCCTCGTCCTGCGCTTCGCCTACCAGGGCCTGGCGATCGCCGACATCGGCAGCTTCGTGACGGTGCTGGTCGTGGCGATGTTCGCGATCTGCAGCGCGCTCGCCTTCCGCCACACCTGGGACGCCTTCGCCAAGCGCCCCGACCCCGACCGCCAGGCCTCCCTGCGAGGGCTGCTCGCCATCGGCTTCGTCGGCTCGCTGGTCGCCTACTTCTTCCGCTCCCTCACCGAGGCCCCCGGCGAGAAGCTCCACCGCGAGGAGTACGACACGGCCCGCCAGGCCTACGAACGCCGCACGTCCCGCCGCACGGGCAACCCCTCGAAGAAGCGCCGCCGCGGCTGA
- a CDS encoding META domain-containing protein produces MERISRTPYAAPLTAAALTTLLSALLSGCGPTPTDTATAAPSVRPSHPAALTGVVWKLDSVTTDGTRHPVPENISAWLKLDAGSAGSAGSAGSAGTGGNGETGTTITGFDGCNHFKSTAKISTGIGTGTGAATLTFADDITSTAIGCYLGPDGAPDFTRNFPPGTGPFRAETTADTLTLTTTDGAGTTIRLHAELPAVTMDS; encoded by the coding sequence ATGGAACGCATCAGCAGGACGCCGTACGCCGCCCCCCTGACCGCCGCCGCTCTCACGACGCTCCTCTCCGCCCTCCTGTCGGGCTGCGGCCCGACGCCCACCGACACCGCCACCGCGGCCCCCAGCGTGCGGCCGTCCCACCCGGCCGCTCTCACCGGCGTCGTATGGAAGCTCGACAGCGTGACCACCGACGGAACCCGCCACCCCGTCCCCGAGAACATCTCCGCCTGGCTGAAGCTCGACGCCGGGAGCGCCGGGAGCGCGGGGAGCGCGGGGAGCGCCGGGACCGGCGGGAACGGCGAGACGGGCACGACGATCACCGGCTTCGACGGATGCAACCACTTCAAGAGCACCGCAAAGATCAGCACCGGCATCGGCACCGGCACCGGCGCAGCCACCCTCACCTTCGCCGACGACATCACCTCCACCGCGATCGGCTGCTACCTCGGCCCCGACGGCGCCCCGGACTTCACCCGGAACTTCCCGCCCGGCACCGGCCCCTTCCGCGCCGAGACCACCGCCGACACCCTCACGCTGACCACCACGGACGGCGCCGGCACCACGATCCGCCTCCACGCCGAACTCCCCGCGGTCACCATGGATTCATGA
- a CDS encoding class I SAM-dependent methyltransferase, protein MTASSHTIPSHSSDPSHPSRAHSFNSAAAQYAANRPSYPTALLEAIEDLAGRPLAGARVADVGAGTGIATALLHARGAHVLAVEPGDGMAAQFRNALPDVPIVRGDGDRLPLATASLDFLTYAQSWHWTDPARSVPEALRVLRPGGALALWWNTGALDVPWIEAQADRIQRHFGIDGVVEKNGDGSRSALADPTGRLDFVHRRVRWNRRVPVDLHLANISSHSIFLVHGEESTAAFLTEERRHLLTAFPDGTIEETYDVELLLATSP, encoded by the coding sequence ATGACGGCTTCCTCCCACACCATCCCCTCCCACTCTTCCGACCCCTCCCACCCCTCCCGAGCCCACTCCTTCAACTCCGCCGCGGCCCAGTACGCCGCCAACCGCCCCTCCTACCCGACCGCCCTCCTGGAAGCGATCGAGGACCTGGCGGGCCGCCCCCTCGCCGGGGCGCGCGTCGCGGACGTCGGCGCCGGGACCGGCATAGCGACGGCCCTGCTGCACGCCCGCGGCGCCCACGTCCTCGCCGTCGAGCCCGGGGACGGCATGGCGGCGCAGTTCCGCAACGCCCTCCCCGACGTGCCGATCGTCCGCGGGGACGGCGACCGCCTCCCCCTCGCGACCGCCTCCCTCGACTTCCTGACCTACGCCCAGTCCTGGCACTGGACCGACCCGGCCCGCTCGGTCCCGGAGGCCCTGCGCGTACTGCGTCCCGGCGGCGCGCTCGCCCTCTGGTGGAACACCGGCGCCTTGGACGTCCCGTGGATCGAGGCCCAGGCGGACCGCATCCAGCGCCACTTCGGCATCGACGGGGTCGTGGAGAAGAACGGCGACGGCAGCCGCTCGGCCCTCGCCGACCCCACGGGCCGACTGGACTTCGTCCACCGCCGGGTCCGCTGGAACCGCCGCGTCCCCGTCGACCTCCATCTGGCCAACATCAGCAGCCACTCGATCTTCCTGGTCCACGGCGAGGAGAGCACCGCCGCCTTCCTCACCGAGGAGCGCCGCCACCTCCTCACCGCCTTCCCGGACGGCACGATCGAGGAGACCTACGACGTGGAACTACTGCTGGCCACCTCCCCCTGA